A genomic segment from Dermacentor silvarum isolate Dsil-2018 chromosome 11, BIME_Dsil_1.4, whole genome shotgun sequence encodes:
- the LOC119433631 gene encoding uncharacterized protein LOC119433631 codes for MPAHCVAYGCTNYYGKNNVGFFRFPSEKLYPLKRASWVNAVKRLNADGSVWQPNVHSRICSEHFIAGRPSNFSSHPDYVPTVFSYTRTAGPAAVDRHGRWIKRHATARGPASTTLQEEKSKSASTGTKSNGAAASDKDENGGSASTTLQEEKSKSASTDVKSNGAASSSYDSYPILAR; via the exons ATGCCAGCGCACTGCGTCGCGTATGGGTGTACGAATTATTACGGCAAGAATAACGTGGGTTTTTTTCGGTTTCCGTCCGAGAAGCTGTATCCACTGAAAAGAGCGTCATGGGTGAACGCCGTAAAGCGGTTGAATGCGGACGGCTCAGTGTGGCAGCCAAACGTGCACTCAAGGATTTGCAGCGAGCACTTTATAGCAG GCCGGCCTTCAAACTTTTCTAGCCACCCTGACTACGTGCCAACTGTTTTCTCATACACCCGAACTGCCGGACCGGCTGCAGTGGACCGGCATGGTCGTTGGATTAAGAGGCATGCAACAGCAC GCGGTCCAGCTTCTACAACGCTGCAGGAAGAGAAAAGCAAGAGTGCATCTACAGGCACCAAATCCAACGGGGCTGCTGCATCTGATAAGGACGAGAATG GCGGTTCAGCTTCTACGACGCTGCAGGAAGAGAAAAGCAAGAGTGCATCTACTGACGTCAAATCCAATGGGGCTGCTTCAT CTTCCTATGACTCTTACCCAATACtcgccagatga